CTCTTCCCTCTACATTAAATAAAATTTTTTTATATTCCACAGAATATTTTAATAAAACTTCCTTCTCATATTCTGTCATAAGTAAAGGAGTAGCACTTTCCATCCTAATCTTTTGTATCTTCTTATGTGCTTTTATTCCCTCTTGAGCTCTACTTCCACTCAAATACCCAATATCTATATTTCCGTTTCTTAATATAAATTCTACTAGATTTCTAACGGATATATTTACGTCTCCTCTGCTCTCCACATAAATCAAACCTTTTCAATATAATTTATTAATACAAATTATAACATAACTTTGTGATAATTAATTTATATCAAAAGTAATTTATGATTAAATAGTATAGACATTTAAACTTAATTTACATTTTCATAATGGAAGTTACTGCGGATGAAAAAGAACATGTAGAAGAATTAACTAAAATACTTTTAAAATATGATAAAGATAAATATGGACCAATATTAATATAAGGAAGGTGCTTAGCACTTTCCTTATATTACTACTTAAACATGTTGTTTAAGTTTAATTTCATTATAATTCTTTCTGTATTTTCCATTACATCTATATTTATTTCTGAAATTTCAACAGGGAATCCAATAATTTCACTAATACTATCATTAATTTCTTTTGATATCTGTTCATAAAATAGTTCTCTATAATATTCAATTAAAGTTACATTATTGTTATTTTTTATAATTGCTTCTTCCATAGGAGTTAATATATCATAAGTATTAATTTCTATAGTACTTCCACCCCAAAATACTTGTACATTTTTAGGACCTTTTCTTGTATATTTCTTTACTAATAAGGATATTGTAGCTTTTATTTCTTCTGTTATTTTTAATTTATGCTCTTTACTAAAATTTATAAATTTGCATAAGCTTTCTTTATCATCTTTTCTTTTTATAACTTTTTTTAATACATTTTTTATGGCTTCTATAATTTCTTCTTTTTCTATAGGTTTTACGAGATATTTATCAATACCAATATCTACACTTTTTATTATATATTCTATATCATCTACTTCAGTATTAATAATAATTCCACATTCTTGATCATAATCTCGTATTTTTTTAATCATATCTATTCCGTTCATAATAGGCATTCTTAAATCTGTAATTACTATATCTGGTTTATATATTTTGAATAATTCAAAACCTTCTTGTCCATTTTCAGCAATATATAATTTTCCTGAAATTTTTTTTAATATTTTTTTTACAATAATTTGAGTTATGGCCTCATCTTCAACGTATAATATTTTTACATTATTAAGTACTCGTTCAATAGAATTCATTATTTAACAAGCTCCTTATTTAAATAATTTTAATAGATTTTTAACATATAGTAATTACTATTTTTTTCTATAAGAATATTAAATTAATTCTATCAAATATACATATATTATTCAATTTTTTTATAAAATAAAGCTATAAGCAATATTTTATGTATTGCTTATAGCTTTATTTTAATTTTATATTATATAATTTTAAATGCTCTGAAATTCATCCATTTTATCTACTAATTGTTGTGATTTACTTAAATTCTTTTCATTTTCTTCTAATATTAATTCGTTTTCCTGATTCACAGTACTTATTTTTTCTGCAATTTCACCTGAAGATTCTGCTACTCCTATTATTGCCCCAGACATTTCTTCCATACCTTTTGCTATTTGGTCAACAGCCCTAGAGGTTTTTTCTGAT
Above is a window of Clostridium sporogenes DNA encoding:
- a CDS encoding Na-translocating system protein MpsC family protein, whose product is MNSIERVLNNVKILYVEDEAITQIIVKKILKKISGKLYIAENGQEGFELFKIYKPDIVITDLRMPIMNGIDMIKKIRDYDQECGIIINTEVDDIEYIIKSVDIGIDKYLVKPIEKEEIIEAIKNVLKKVIKRKDDKESLCKFINFSKEHKLKITEEIKATISLLVKKYTRKGPKNVQVFWGGSTIEINTYDILTPMEEAIIKNNNNVTLIEYYRELFYEQISKEINDSISEIIGFPVEISEINIDVMENTERIIMKLNLNNMFK